A stretch of the Arthrobacter sp. PAMC 25486 genome encodes the following:
- the epsC gene encoding serine O-acetyltransferase EpsC has protein sequence MGFFGRIREDLESARSHDPAARGSMENFFVYSGLHAIWVHRLTHRMWAVPALRFPARVLSQLTRFATGIEIHPGATIGRRFFIDHGMGVVIGETSEIGDDVMIYHGVTLGGRSLAKTKRHPTIGNRVTIGAGAKVLGPIHIGDDSAVGANAVVVKDAPESSILTGIPATWRHRDAKREMAPAVDPAEYIDPAMWI, from the coding sequence GTGGGATTCTTCGGCAGAATACGTGAGGACCTGGAGTCCGCCCGCTCGCACGACCCCGCGGCGCGCGGCTCCATGGAGAACTTTTTTGTGTACTCCGGGCTGCACGCCATTTGGGTCCACCGCCTAACGCACAGGATGTGGGCCGTGCCGGCACTGCGCTTCCCCGCCCGCGTCCTGTCACAGTTGACGCGTTTTGCCACGGGCATCGAAATCCACCCCGGAGCCACCATCGGCCGGCGTTTCTTCATCGACCACGGCATGGGCGTGGTGATCGGGGAGACCTCCGAGATTGGCGACGACGTCATGATCTACCACGGCGTGACCCTCGGCGGCCGCTCCCTGGCCAAAACCAAGCGCCACCCCACCATCGGCAACCGGGTCACCATCGGCGCCGGCGCCAAGGTGCTTGGCCCCATCCACATCGGCGACGATTCAGCAGTTGGTGCCAACGCCGTCGTGGTCAAGGACGCACCCGAAAGCTCGATTCTCACGGGCATCCCCGCCACCTGGCGCCACCGCGATGCCAAGCGCGAGATGGCCCCGGCCGTGGATCCCGCCGAGTACATCGACCCCGCAATGTGGATCTAA